Genomic segment of Oceanivirga salmonicida:
CAAATAATAAAAAATTATGTTAATCACAATTAAATAATTTTGAAAAGGTAATTAATGAAGCAAAAAAAATGGGAATAAAGGTAAAAATAACAATATTAAAATAAAGGAGAAATAAAAATGTCAATGAATATAGGAATTTATAAAGAAAAAAAAGAAAAAGATTTTAGAATGGTAATATTACCTAGCGGAAGAAATAAAATAGGTTTAAGATCAAGAAAAGATTATGGAATAACTTCCTTTTTAAGTAAGAAAGATAGTAAAAAAATAGGAGAACTTTCATTATGGGCATTAAAACAATGCGATGATGAAATAATAGAATACCCTGTTGATATAAAATGGGAGAAAAAATATTTTAATTGTTCTAGTGTAACATCAGCATACAATCTTATAAGTTTTAAATTTTATGAAAATAAATATAAATTACAATTAGAAATGAAAGATGGATATGGTTATTCTCCTTTCAAAGATTTTAATGGTAATAAATGTGAATATATTTTTAATGAAAAACCGAGTGAAAAAGAATTGGGCGAAAAAATAATGGAAATGTTTGAGTACAAAGAAAATTATGACAAATAAATTCTCCTGCAAATAATAAAAAATTATGTTAATCACAATTAAATAATTTTGAAAGAGTAATTAATGAAGCAAAGAAAATGGGAATAAAAGTAAAAATAACAATATTAAAATAAAGGAGAAATAAAAATGGCAATAGATATAGCAATTTATAAAGAAAAAAAAGAAAAAGATTTTAGAATGGTAATATTACCTAGTGGAAGAAATAAAATAGGTTTAAGATTAAGAAAGGATTATGGAATAATTTCTTTTTTAAGTAAAAAAGATAGCGAGAAAATAGGAGAATTTGTATTATGGGCATTAGAACAATGTGATGATGAAGTAATAGAATACCCTGCTGATATAAAATGGGAGAAAAAATATTTTAATTGTTCTAGTGTAACATCAGCATACAATCTTATAGATTTTGAATTTTATGAAAATAAATATGAATTACAATTACAAATGAAAGATGGTCATGGTTATTCTCCTTTCAAAGATTTTAATGGTAATAAATGTGAATATATTTTTAATGAAAAACCAAGTGCAAAAGAATTGGGTGAAAAAATAATGGAAATGTTTGAGTATAAGGAAAATTACGATAAATAAAAATCTTTAATTCAATACAAATAAATTCTCCTGCAAATAATAAAAAATTATGTTAATCACAATTAAATAATTTTGAAAGGGTAATTAATGAAGCAAAAAAAATGGGAATAAAGGTAAAAATAACAATATTAAA
This window contains:
- a CDS encoding osmolarity sensor protein EnvZ; translated protein: MSMNIGIYKEKKEKDFRMVILPSGRNKIGLRSRKDYGITSFLSKKDSKKIGELSLWALKQCDDEIIEYPVDIKWEKKYFNCSSVTSAYNLISFKFYENKYKLQLEMKDGYGYSPFKDFNGNKCEYIFNEKPSEKELGEKIMEMFEYKENYDK
- a CDS encoding osmolarity sensor protein EnvZ, with amino-acid sequence MAIDIAIYKEKKEKDFRMVILPSGRNKIGLRLRKDYGIISFLSKKDSEKIGEFVLWALEQCDDEVIEYPADIKWEKKYFNCSSVTSAYNLIDFEFYENKYELQLQMKDGHGYSPFKDFNGNKCEYIFNEKPSAKELGEKIMEMFEYKENYDK